One Varibaculum prostatecancerukia genomic window, CAGAGTTGAGTTCGATTCGCGCGTTTAATTTGGGGTCTTCACTTAGCCGCAGCTTGCGGTAGGTATCCAGTACCCCCTTAGCGAACTCATCGGAAGAGGAGGAAACTACCCAGGCCAGGTCGCGGGCAGGGTCACCGAATTGGGCATCGCCAAACCCGGTGATACCGGTAATCGCCTCGTCCTCTGTATATAGGTATGGCTCTTGTAAATCTGCGTGGATAAAAGCCGGCGAAAAACGCCACAAAGAAACATCCTCGAGGCGTTCCTCCCAGCGCTGCCACAGGCGCGGCGGAATGGCGCGGGTAGGTGCACTCTCATCCAAAAGGCTTAGCCAACGGCGGCGAATCTGATCCGCGCTAAATGCGGGGCGATCAGCGGCTTGTAGAATCCGCACGGGCAGATCATGCAAAGAAGCCAAGGCACTCCCTAAAGATTCCGCGAGTTTGTCGGAGACGGTTAAATCTTCTTGGCTCAACGGTCTGCCCGGGAAGGCCACATGAACTAGGGCGTGCTTTCCTCCTACAATCCGCACCGAGTGCGCCGGCCAGGGGAGGGCAAAAGGTAAACACGCTCCGTCATGGGTGAGCGCCTGCATTATCCGGCTTTGGATTTGCAGTTCTTCGTCTCGGTGCTGGGTGCGGGGGCAGTTGACTAGCCATTTGCGTCCAGCTGCGTCTTTCACTGCGCATACGCGCAAGTCTTCGGTTTCAAAACGCGGCGAGCAAAGCGATACAAAGTCGTTATCGGGCATCGCAGCAGCCGCCATCGCGGCTAGG contains:
- a CDS encoding phosphotransferase, whose product is MNDTDDFLPLAAMAAAAMPDNDFVSLCSPRFETEDLRVCAVKDAAGRKWLVNCPRTQHRDEELQIQSRIMQALTHDGACLPFALPWPAHSVRIVGGKHALVHVAFPGRPLSQEDLTVSDKLAESLGSALASLHDLPVRILQAADRPAFSADQIRRRWLSLLDESAPTRAIPPRLWQRWEERLEDVSLWRFSPAFIHADLQEPYLYTEDEAITGITGFGDAQFGDPARDLAWVVSSSSDEFAKGVLDTYRKLRLSEDPKLNARIELNSELVLLEWLLHGVRENNEEIIADARELIAQLADTLDSTGLLPALREDFASKNADKLAESSTDNSPEPGESTAELAPEDGPTTDGDTPSTDCEDAQVDPSN